In Gimesia panareensis, the genomic window ATGCTTTGCGCTTACGAAATAAAATTCCTCGAAAATTTTGTCCCCTGGTCTGTCGACCGTTCGTCATCATGATGTACGATCAATTCGCTTGAGTGCATTTCACCATTCCAGGAAAGGATTATTCAATGCCTAAGTTTATGTTCCTGCAGCGTGGTAGCTGCGATCAGAAGCCCCCGGAAATGACACCCGAACAGATGCAAGCCGGTATGCAGGCCTGGATGGATTGGGTCAAGAATGGAACTGAAGCAGGCTGGTTGCTGGATCCCGGCAGTCCTCTCAGCGGTGCCGGAGCGGTGGTCCAACCCGATTTAACGGTCAACGATGGTCCGTTCGTCGAGTCAAAGGAGCTTGTTGGGGGGTATTCTATTGTTGAAGCCTCTGATCTGGCTGAAGCGTGCGAACTGGCAAAACAAACCATGCAGTTAGCAGGGGGCGGAAAAATTGAAGTCCGCGAATTTGCTAATCTGAGTCAATGATCTACTGAATTGATTTCTGACGCCAGGCCATACACGTTTTAATTTCGGGAGTAAAAAATGCCAAAATACATGTTCGTTTATCGCGGTGGTCATGAGGGAATGGAGCATACCTCGCCTGAAGAGATGCAACAGGTCATGCAGAGGTGGATGGATTGGATACATGCAGGTATCGAAGCCGGATGGATGCTGGATGGTGGTGCTGCTTTGAAACCGGAGGGGGCGATTGTGAACCCGGATCTGTCTGTGTTCGATGGGCCGTTTACGGAATCGAAAGAGCTTGTCGGCGGCTATTCCATGGTGGAAGCCTCTGACCTGGCTGCTGCGATTGAACTCGCCAAAAGCTCTCCCATGCCTCAATCAGGGGGCACTGTCGAAGTGCGTGAGCTGCCCAATCTCGGAATGCAAAACGAATGAAGCAGCCGGAAAACCAGCTGGTCGAACACTTCTTTCGGCACGAGTCAGCAAATCTGGTTGCAGTGCTGACTCGTGCCTTTGGTATTCGCCGCATTGACCTGGTCGAAGATATGGTTCAAGTGGCGATGCTGGAGGCCATGCATGCCTGGAAACAGAGCGGCGTTCCGGAAAAACCTGCTGCCTGGATTCACCGTGTTGCAAAAAACCGGATTCTGGATGCGCTGCGTCGTGAAAAAATACACGAAAAAGCCATCGCCTTGTCCGGGCAATCGATCGAGGGTGAAGAATCAGTTGTCGATCAATGGCTGGAGGAAGAACAATTACCTGACAGCTTACTGCGGATGATCTTCGTCTGCTGTCATCCTTCACTCGAGCGAAAAACGCAGATTGCCCTGACGTTGAAAACACTTTGCGGATTTGGCATTTCTGAGATCGCTCGTGGGCTGATGCTTCCTGAAGAAACCGTGAAGAAACGCATTCAACGTGCGAAAAATTCTCTGGCAACTGCAAATGTATCGCTCGAACTCCCTGACCCCAGTCAACTGACGCAACGGCTGGATGTCGTCCATGATGTACTCTATCTGATGTTTAATGAAGGTTATAGCACCTCGCACGGCACCGAGCCGATCCGTGCAGACATTTGTGAAGAAGCCGCGCGATTGTGTCATCTGCTTTGTGAAAGTACCTGCTCATTGCCCGCAACCAGGGCTTTGCTGGCTCTGATGTTGTTTCACGCAGCCCGCTTTGATGCGAGAACTGATGAGCACGGGGCTATCGTATTACTGGAAGACCAGAATCGCACACAGTGGGACCGGTGCCTGATCGTCAGCGCTCAATCCTGGCTGGCGCAGTCGAAATCAGATCAACCCACGACGTTCCATCTTGAAGCTGCAATCGCTATGCAGCACTGTGTCTCTCCCAGTCTCGCAGAGACGGATTGGCAGACGATCGTGCTCCTTTACAGTCGACTCTTGCAACTGCGGGAATCGCCCGTTTATACATTGAACCGAGCTATCGCTTTAGGGCAGGCAGGCGAGACAGGCGAGGCGTTGTCACAATTACAGTCGCTGCAAAGTTGTGAGGAGATGCAGAACTATTTCCTCCTGGACTGTGCGTTCTCTCACATTTATGAATTGGAAGGAAACACACAGGCGGCGATCGACGCCTGCTTGATAGCATTATCCAAAGCAGTTGTTCCGCACGAGAAGGAACTGTTGGAACGAAAACTTCGCAAGCTGACTGATCAGGGAAGATGATTCCCAAAGGACCGGCTGCCAGGAGCGAAAAACCTTCCGCCTGCTGAGCTCCATTCTGCTCAAATGAAATCAGGCCCCGGATCAAATATAGAATCTGTCCACAAGTCACTACTCTGGCCAGGTCGCACCTGAAGTGCTCAGCCTCAAGACTGATTGCCCGTTTATTTTTGTTCGAGCACCAGTCGGGGCAGGTCGGGATCGACGACCGACGACCAGGTACTGCCGATCCGCACTTCATCGAACAGATACGCACTCTTTTTACCTGCATGGAGACGAACCACGTCAAACACGTTTGAGTCCTGGTAGGGAGACGTGACGCAGGTCCAGACAAGTGGTTCCTGATCTGGAATGGGTTCTGCTTCCGCAAACGCACGCATGAAGACCTGGTCCGCCGCTTTTTCACTGGCGACAATTTTCGTGACGAACAGATACGTCTCCCCGCTTTGCAGGGGGGGCGCTCTTTCTACGATCTGCGGACCCGCCTGCAGGATCGCGTAGTTGTTCATGCTCATCCCCATGCGGATTTTGGGGGGATCTTTCTGATGGACAGAAGAGAGCAGGGCGAAATTTCCATACTGGTAAGATTGACCTTGATCATCCGTTTTGACTTTCTGCATGTAGAAACTGACGTAATAGATCGCGTTGACATCCATGCGAACTGGTTGCTTCAATTTCCGAAAGAAAGAAATTTCTCCGCGGAGTTCGAGCAGTCCCAGCTGGCTGGGGGCCGCTTCGGTTCTGGCCAGTGATTCACTGGGATGACTGAATGTCTGGGTCTCTCTACCGCCGACTTTCGGGGTCCGCCAGGGATTCACCCAGCCGATTCCGGTATTCTGCCATGGGGATGTTTGCTCGGGATCAAGAATCTCCGGGGGATGAAAACCGTCATAGGCCCACAGTTCCTGTCGCTGCGCCTGTAAATTCTGTGGGGCTCCCGGAACTTCTCTTTTGAAGAGTTCCGGTTCCAATTGAATGTCTTCGATTTTCCTGTCGTCAAGATGCCGGGCCTGGCCTTCTTTGATGATCACCGATTCTGAAAACGGGCCATTCTTCTGATTGGGGTCGACCCGCACGGCACCTGCAAACACGTGTAGATCGACTTCACCGTCCCGATGAATCCGCGCACCGTATTCGGTGCCAATATCATGAAAGGTAAGCAGGGGGGTAATCAGCGAAAATTCCGGCGCCGGTTCATAGCCGTGCAGAACGATCTTGCCGTAATTCAGTTTCGCGCGGCTGGACGTTTCCAGGTTGATTTCGGTCGGTCCCTCGATAATCAGACGCACGCCCGTATCAAAGCGAAATTCAGCGACCCCCTGTTCCAGCACCAGATCCTCCGACATCAGCCTCTGTCCGGAGAATTCAGGTGGAGACTCGCTGCCCCAGACGCAATCCGTAGAACGCGTGAGTGTGGCTACATAATTTCGATCCTCGTTCCCGGACTGCGGATCGGGTCTCCGGTTCCCGAGAAAATAACCCGCGGTGATCCAGGCCAGCAGCAGCCCCATCAGCAGCGAGCAGCTGGCAACGACAGAATAACGCAGAAACGCCGTCCGCCTGACGACGACCGGCTGCGGGGAGGCCTGCGGTTGTGGTGCGTTTTGCTCCTTGAATGTCTGTTCCAGCGCCTCCAGGCGTGCCTTCAGATCACTCTGCAGTCCCAGGTTGATGTCCAGGTAATCAAAGTAGTACTGCATCGCCTCGGGATTGGTCGAAAGATAAGCCTGGACCTGGTCGAACTCGGATTGTGAAATCTCTTCGTCCGGACTGTCTAACAGTCGGTTCAGTAACGCTTCAAATTCGGGAGGCAGGTCCTGGATTGGCATTCAGTCTACTGTTCACTCTGCAGCTTACGCGAAATACACTCTGCGAGTTCGCGTCGAAGGATTGACAGGCGGTTATAAAGTGATTGCAGCGATCTCTTAGTCGTCTTGGCGATCTCTGTGACCGCCTGTTTTTCAAAAACAGCATCCTGCAATAACTGCTGATCTGATGAGTTCAGAGCTCTCAAACACTCATGCAGGAATTCTATCCGAATATTATAATTTGATAAATGCTGCTCTCGTTGTTGCGAGATGGTTTCTATAAGTTCCTGGTCGAAGTAATGCCGATCATGCCGCAGACTGCGATGATGATTTCGAACAGTATACGATGCAACTCCACAGGCCCAGGGAAAGAAATCTCGTTTCTGATCAAATTCATCAAACTTATTCCAGAGAGTCAAACAGACACGCTGGTAAACATCCTCTGCATCAGAAACATTCAATACCATTGATCGGATAAAACTGAACAGCCTGATCCGATCTTTACTTAATAGAGAGGTAAAGTGACTTCTTAAACTCGGACCAACGGATGATTTCGATTGCGACATCAATACCAGAACTCCGCTCGCGATAAGCACGAAACAGGCAACCACAGGATGCGGATCTGAAATTCAGATCTACAAAATGAGACAAACACAACAGGTGAGAACGGAATTATCGATCCATCTGTATGTCTATTACAATACAAGTGATTAGTGGTCTTGCAAGAAAAAATGTCGCACACGGACCATTGTTCGTACAGAATTGTCGGGAGCAAATCGGCAGAATCTGATAATGAATCCATTGCAGGGGAATTACTGCTGTTTAAGCAAAGTGGATGTCCCGGTTGGGCTTAGAACGATTGGGGATCATCCGGGAATCTATTTCTCCGTCGAGGCTTCCAGGGTTTCACCCGTTACCAAACTCAAACGCAAACAGCCGCGCGTTCCGCAACGTAAATTCTACACGCACCGGATGACCCGCCAGTCCGCTCAGATCACTGGGGGACTTCCATTCCACCCGGTGATTGATCTCGTCCGCGTTGATCCATGCACAGTCCTCGCGGCTAAAACCGGGCAGGGGAGTCCCCTCGGCATCCAGCAGCGCCACCCGCACACCTCCCGCGCCGGCAGTGCTCAGGTTGACCCGCAGTTCATCGCCGGTAAATCGCAGAGGCTTTGTCGTGACCACACCGCCAGGATAACCTGCGTCCAGCGAGACAAAGCCGTCCACGCGCTGCGTTGCCCGATAGATGCCTCCCAGATCCTGCTTCAACCATGCGGCCCGGTCTTTCAGATCCCGATCCCAGACCACGGGCCGGCCATGCGTGTGCGGCCAGCCGACAAAATACTGATGCAGTTCCCGGCCCCGGCGGATCAGTCCCTGTCCCATGCTCACCAGCCGCAGATCCAGTCCGTCGTAAAAGCCCGCGGGAATATAAGGCGTCCGCCAGCGGTGCCAGTTGACGCCGTCGCGGCTCGCAGCAAACTGCACATCAAACGTCCCGTCATTGCTGTTCAGCGCGCGGTCCTGCCAGTCCGGTCCTTTGAACGTCTGGTAGGCGGCGGGAAAGGCGAGATATACGTGCGGGGCGAAAGGATACTTTACCGCGGCACTCGTATACAGCTGCACGCCCGGCGGATCGTCAGCGTCGCGGGCCATCACCGTTGCCAGTTCGCGACTCAACGTGGGAACTTTATCTTTGCCCCAGATATGGTGCGGCGGAACGGACGCGTCATAAGGCCAGGGCGTTTCGAGTTCGTTCACCGCCACCCGCGCGACGGCCCGCACCGGATTCCAGCAGCGGGTATAAATCACATACTTCTGTAACGCCTCGTCCCACAGGCCGCAATGCTGACCGTCGGGCACGAAGGGGAGCATCCGCGTTTCCGATTCACTCCAGTGCACCCCGTCCGGCGACGAAGCGACATACACGCCCGCCTTCTGGGGATCGGGCCAGTACCGGGAATACAGCAGCCGATACCGCTTCTCCGCCGGGGCACGCGGATCGAGGAACACGCTCGCTTCCACCGCCTCTACCGGCAGCAGGTTGTTCTTCCGGCTTCCCTGGTATTCCTTCAGCCCCAGGTGCGGACGTTCCCAGTGAATGCCGTCTTTGCTGGTCGCCAGGGCGAAATGTTTCTTCTTCTCCGCGTCATAACTGCCATGAAACAGTTTCGCAGTCCCGTTGTCATCCACGACGCTGCAGTAAAAGATGAACCCCAGCGCTGCGGAAGGCTGCTCCGGTTTCAGAACCCGCTCAATCGCAGTCGGCGGATTCAACCGCCGCGTCACGCCGTGGGTCCGCCCGGTATCAACGAGCAGATCATCCAGAAACAGCTGCCGTTCAGAACCAATAGAGGAAATTTCCGAATCCGCAGCCCACCCCACCGCAGGCAGGGCAGTGGCAGCAGCCGCGGCCTGCAGAAATTGTCGACGTGAGAGAGGAAAATTCATGGCGCGGCTTTCAATCAAAAACTAAATATTTGTACTTCAACTCATTACATAATTTACGGACAGGGAGCCAACAAGAGAGACTTCAGATGGTCCCCAAAATCCCAATTCCCTGTTCATTTCCCGGTTGTCACGCTCTAGTGAACCGATACCATGATAGCACAGTCACCAGATATTGCAGGACTTCCCGAGATGAAACAGACAGATCAATCATTGACCACCACCGAATCGCTGCCGGACCGGGAGACGATGTACGCCGCCCTGGTCCAGCGGGACAGCAGCTTTGAAGGCGTCTTCGTCGCCGCCATCCGCACCACCGGGATTTTCTGCCGGCCTTCCTGTTCGGCCCGCAAACCGAATCCGGAGAATGTCGAATACTTCGCCGATGCGAAAACCGCCCTCGCGCACGGCTACCGGGAATGCAAGGTCTGTCGCCCGCTCGTCTCCCTCGGCTCCACCCCCGACTGGCTGCAGCCGCTGATTGAAGAAGTCGATCAGGACGCCACCCTCCGCCTCACCGCTGACGACCTGCGGGAACGGGGCCTCGACCCGGTCCGCGTCCGTCGCTGGTTTCAAAAGCTGCACGGCATGAGCTTCGCCTCCTACCTGCGGATGCGGCGGATCAACCAGGCCTTCAGCCAGCTGCAGCACAAATCCACGGTGACCGACGCCGCCCTTGACAGCGGCTACGAATCGTTGAGCGGGTTCGGCGAGAGCTTCAAGAAAGCGATGGGCAACGCGCCCGCCAGAAGTAATGACCAGCAGGTGATCAACGTCAGTCGCCTGCTGACTCCCCTGGGACCGATGCTGGCCGGCGCGACGGAGCAGGGGATCTGCCTGCTCGAATTCACCGATCGGCGGATGCTCGAAACGCAGCTCAACCGCCTGCAGAAACGACTCAACGCCCGCGCCCTGCCCGGCGACAGCCCCTGGTTCCCGCAGCTTGACGGCCAGCTTCAGGCTTACTTTGCCGGGAAGCGGACCGACTTCGATCTGCCACTGATAATGGCGGGAACCGAGTTTCAGGAAAAAGTCTGGAACGCCCTGCGGACGATCCCGCACGGTGCCACACGTTCCTATTCCGAACAGGCCGAGATCATCGGGCAGCCCACCGCCGTCAGAGCCGTCGCCCGCGCGAATGGCGATAACCGCATCGCGATTCTAATTCCCTGCCACCGCGTCATCGGAGCCGACGGCACCCTCACCGGATACGGCGGCGGCCTCTGGCGCAAAAAACGCCTGCTGGAAATCGAACAGGGAAACGACGCCCCCACCAAGTGAGCGGAATGGTGTTGGCGACTCTTTCATTGATAGCGGGTGGCCGCGAATGCAATTCGCGGTTGTCGCAGACAACAGGAAACTGTCAGAGTATGTTCGCAAAGTAAAACAGTGTTTCCGATTCTCTTATAAGCCAACAGCGAAGACACTTGCCGGGAATTGTGAGTGGACTCTGTCGACCTCCTGCTCGCTGCGCTTGGCCCGAATTACATTCGGGCTCACCCTTTTTGTTCGTGGTTCGTTGTTCTCTTAAAATCCAGGAGGCCCGGCTGAAGGAATGTCGCTCAGGTCATTTCCCCGGCTTCCCCTCTCCCCAGCGTTCTTTATTAAACTGTTCCGACTGTCCCCGGGGAATCGTCAGCGTGTTCCATTCATCGCCGGCCTGAATCCGGGCGACCTGCACGATTTGCCCTACGTGATAACAGGTATGCCCCAGGGAACGCTGAATTGCCAGCGGCACGGTGTGGGCATCGCCGCGGATATAGACGGTCGTCTCCAGGTCGTCGGGCCCCAGACTGTTGAGGGAATCAAACAGCACACCCCAGCCCCGCTCCCAGTAGGCCAGCAGTTCTTCCCGGGTGGAGAACGTATCCACAAATTCGTCGTCCCGGTTCCGGTCCTGCTTTTCGCCGTCGGTTGTCAGGAAATCGGTCCACCGCGAAATCAGGTTCCCGGCAATGTGCTTCATGATCACCGCAATCGAGTTCGTGTGCTCGTCGAGAGCCGTGCGGAGCCCCTCGTCAGAAATCTGTGCCACCGCCCGCTCTGTCATCCGTTTGTGGGCTTCGAAAACATTGATGGTCGCCGACAGGAATTGTTTGGAATGATCCATTATGAGTCTCATCTCTGAAAAACAGTTTTCTCTTAGTGAATGAATTATGATAAGATGCAATTAATGGACGTTCAATAGCCTTGCGGATCTCTAATTTTTTTAAAATCTGTTATGACGAAAACAAATCCTTTATTCAGTTACGCTAACCTGTCCGGATTCGTAACCGCGATTTGTCAGCCCGCACTATTATTGCTTTATATCACGGTCAGAGAGATTCATCCCGATCAGGACATGATGAAGCTGGCGGTTGTTGGTCCGCTGCTGAGTCTTTCACTTATGGGGGCTGTTTTGATACTGTTGCGGCAGGCAGGGACAGGCTCTGTAAAAGCAGTGCTGACCTTGAACGAGATTCTGATTGCATTGCTGATTAATGGAATCGTCTGGTTCTGTCTGTTTTACAGTCTGATATTCATGGGATTGGGACTGACGATTCTGAATCCGTTTCTGGGCTGGTTGTCAACTCTGCAGGACGGTCTGGTTCTGGTAGCCCTGTTTGCTGGTTTCAGCGCGTATGTCGCAGAGCTCGCCAGCCTGGCATTGATTTATCCGTTTTTGTTTTCCATGTCGCTGAATGAAATTTCGACCTTTGAACTGAAGTGACCTGGCAGCAAATTGATTAGAGGAAATAAACTGATGCAAAGAATGAACCCCTGGATGTTACTGGTCACCACCGTCTTCTTCTCCATCGCGGTCTATTTCGGTAAGGGAGATGCAGGACTGATTGCGGTCGGACTGCTGGTGTTGTTCAACCTGGTCACACTCCATCTGGTGCAACTGCAGAAAGAAAACGACGAACTCCGCAAGCGGCTGGAGGCACTCGAAGGTCATGAACCCGCGACCGACCTGCCCGAAAACAGGGCAGTCGCGCATGGTTCAGGGTGACGTAGAGAATCGTCTGGAACGGCTATTGTTTCTGTCCGCTGAGCGGTTTCCGGGTTCGTTTTACCGGTTTCTGGGGGCTGCCTTTGCGGGAACCTACGATCTTTCCGATTTGAGAGCGTGTCGCTCCCAGTTCTGCCAGGGTCCGAATGAGCAGATCAAACGAAACAGTACGGTCCGCGCTTTCAATTTTTGCAACACGTGACTGGCTCGACCGCAGGCGTTTAGCCAGATCCTGCTGGGTAATACCTGATTGAGTACGGAGTGACTTTACTTCCGCTGCCATTGCCAGTTTCATATTCACCAGCATTTCTTCAGCTGTATCGAGCTCCAGGAACTCTGCAGTCGAGCCAACCTTCCAGCCGGCTGCTTCCAGTTTTTTCTGTTTATCTGCTTTCATTGCGTTGCCTCATCATATTGCCTGAACCGCCGCTGGCAGGTTTCAATGACCTGCTTCGGCGTCTTTTGTGTTTTCTTGGCGAAGACTTCGCCGATGATGACAGCGTCAGGATCGATCCGATACACAATCCGCCAGGTCTGGTTTTCATCGGGAATTCGCAATTCGTGGCAGCGATGACCGATGGAAGGCATGGGGCGGCTATGCGGTAATCCCAGGGATTCACCATGCTGCAGACGTCGCAGTAAGACTCCCGCTTCAATACGTGCCTCCAGCGAGAATGGCGGTGTTTTGACCTCTCCTTGCAGCCAGACAAGGGGCTTATCCTGCGGTTCTGCTTCGCACATACAATGTATTTTATGTCATATCAGACATATGTCAATATTGACATTTCAAGCGGGGCGAAGCTTCAAATCTCCGCTGTCGCACCCCGATAGCGGATCTTGATCCCCTTCGAAGCGAATTTTTCCGTCATGCGGGGGACGTCGGTATCATGCACTAACACGATCACCGCATCCCCTTCCAGCAATTGTGTGTCCGGCGTGAGATGCTTTTCCACATCGCCGTTGGCCCGGCGGATCGCGACCACCAGGTAACCCCGATCGCTGCGGACTTCGATTTTTTCCAGCGTCTTGTTCACAAAGGCGGAACCCGGCGTGACCTGTAATTCTTCGAACTGCAGACCGAAGTGACCCAACTCTTCCGCGATGGCTCCTTCATTGGTCAGCTCTTCCAGCATGCCTTCTGCCGTGGGTCGCATGATCAGCTGTGCGACTTTAGTCGCCCCGATCGCGGTCGGCAGCACGACCCGGTTTGCACCGCAGCCCAGCAGTTTCTTTTCGGTTTTCGGATTCTCACCCCGGGCGATAATTATCAGCTCGGCGTTCATCTCGCGGGCCGTGATTGTCACAAACACGTTGGTCGCATCTTCGGAAAGCACTGTCGCCAGCACCGAGGCGCGACTGATACCCGCCTGTTCAAGCGTCGATTCTTCCGATGCGTCGCCGTTGATCACCCAGTAACCCTGTTCCTCGGCCGCCTTGAGACGACGTTCGTCGCAGTCGATCACCACGAACGGCTTCCCGGCGGCAAACAGGCTCTTGGCCAGGATCGAACCCATGCGGCCGATGCCGCAGATGATCGTGTGGCCCTGCATTCGTTCAATTTCTTTTGCCATTTTTCTCGCTCCCAGTGCCCGGTTGATTTCACCGTCGATCAGCATCTGCATGAAACCGCCGATCGTATAGATCACCGCACCATAGCCGGCAATGATCACCATGATGGTCAGTGCCCGCAGGGCCGACGATTCGACCGGCTGCACTTCGCCGTAGCCCACGCCGAAGATCGTGATGATGACCATGTAGATCGAATCTTCGAGTTTCCACCCTGCAGCAACATAGCCGATCACCGCGATCAGACAGATCGCGAAGAAGAGCGAGATTCCCGTAATGATCTTGCGGAACGGACCGGAGTGATGATGCCGGGGCGGCTGAATCCCTTCTGTCGAAAAAACTGATTCAGGTTCCGTCATGGCTCGTCTTCTCGTCAACGCGCGGGAGGGAATCGAGGGTGATGGATAAAACGGGAACGGAGCCGACCAGCACAGCACCAGTCGGCTCCAGTTCCACTTACTCAGCTAACAACGCGACGTGATTACTTGATGAACAGCATTTCCTGGTAGGTGGGCAGCGGCCACAGGTCGTCGGCCACAATCCCTTCCAGTTCATCTGCATATTCGCGGACCTTGTTCATCAGCGGCAGAATCGTATGGCAGTAGTAGTTCGCTTCGGCCAGCAGATCTTCCGATCCGTTCTCGGCACCAGCGGTTTCCAGTTCGCCAATACTGTCCTGCAACGCTTTGACCAGTGCGGTTACCTTGTCCAGAGTCTTGGTGTCGAAATCGTAGTCCAGCATTTTCAGGCTGGCACAGTTGGATACCAGTTCGCCCTGGTAACGGATGACAGCCGGGAAGATCATCGTCTTGGCCATCTTCAGTGTCAGGTTGTATTCGACCTTGATCGACATCACGTACTGCTCAAGGTAGGTTTCCAGACGGCTTTCCAGCTCACGTTCCGACAGGACGCTGTACTTGGTAAACAGTTCTTTGACTTCTTCCGTCTGCAGAATCGGCAGGGCGTCCACGGTGGTTTTGAGGTTCAACAGACCCCGTTTTTCCGCTTCCGCGTGCCATTCATCACTGTAACCGTCGCCATTGAAGATCACGGCTCCATGCTCGTTCATGATCTCGGTCAGCAGTTTCTGCAGGGCAGCATTCAGTTTGGCAGGATCTCCACCGGTGGCTTCCTCCAGTTTGGTCGCACAGTAATCCAGTGACTCGGCAACGATGGTGTTCATTGCGACCAGCGGACCGGCAATGGACTGGTTCGAACCAACGGCACGGAATTCAAAACGGTTACCGGTGAAAGCGAACGGGCTGGTTCGGTTACGGTCGCCCGCATCTTTCGGCAGCGGAGGCAGTACGTCGACACCAACGGTCAGAGTGCCTTTCGGAATCGAAGAGTTGGCACCACCGGCTTTGATCTGTTCGAAGACGTCCGTCAGCTGATCACCCAGGAAGACCGAGATGATGGCTGGAGGCGCTTCGTTGGCTCCCAGACGATGGTCGTTACTGGCGGAAGCGACAACGGATCGCAGCAGACCCTGGAACTTGTGAACCGCACGGATGACGGCACCACAGAACAGCAGGAACTGGGCGTTTTCGTGAGGCGTATCGCCAGGATCGAGCAGGTTGCCCTGGGAGGCACTGCCCATTGACCAGTTAACGTGTTTCCCTGAACCGTTCACGCCGGCGAAGGGCTTTTCGTGAGTCAGACAGACCAGACCGTATTTTTCTGCAGTCCGACGCAGGGTGGTCATCAGCAGCTGCTGATGGTCGGTCGCGATGTTGGCAGATTCAAACAGCGGGGCAATTTCGAACTGTCCCGGAGCCACTTCGTTGTGGCGGGTCTTAACGGGAATCCCCAGTTTGAACAGTTCGCGTTCGGCGTCAAACATGAACGACAGAACGCGGTCTGGAATCGCACCAAAGTAGTGATCGTCAAATTCCTGTCCCTTGGGAGGCTTGGCTCCAAACAGTGTGCGACCGGCGTTGAGCAGGTCGGGACGGGCATAGTAGAAGTTCTTATCGACCAGGAAGTATTCCTGTTCCGGACCGGCAGTCGAAGAAACCAGGCTGCCGTCAGTGTGACCGAACAGCTTCAGAATGCGCTGGGCCTGGGTGTTCAGAGCCTGCATCGAACGCAGCACGGGAGTTTTCTTGTCGAGGGCTTCCCCGGTCCAGGAAACGAAGGCGGTCGGAATGCACAGGGTGGTTCCGTTGGTGTTTTCCAGAATGTAAGCCGGGCTGGTCACGTCCCAGATGGTGTAACCGCGGGCTTCGAAGGTCACGCGGATACCACCGGTCGGGAAGCTCGAACCGTCGGGCTCACCCTGGATCAGCTGCGAACCGCTGAATTCAGCGATGGCACCGCCGTCTCCATCGGGAGAGAGGAAGCTGTCGTGCTTTTCTGCGGTAGAACCGGTCAGGGGATAGAAGACGTGTGCGTAGTGAGTGGCACCCTTTTCGATGGCCCAGTCTTTAATGGCGGAAGCAACGACGTCTGCAGTCGAGCAGTCCAGTTTTTCACCAGCTTCGATGGTTTTGACCAGCTTCTTGTAGACTTCTTTCGGCAGTCGCTTTTTCATGGTCGACTTGGAGAAGACGTTGGCGTTGAAGAGCTGTGAAGTCGGTTCTTCTTTGTAGTTCATCGGCGGATAGCTGGGCTTGTAGCTGGTGACGGCGGCGATGGCAGCGGAACGGGCTGAACCAACGCTGGTTTTAGTTCCATTACTGCCACCG contains:
- a CDS encoding helix-turn-helix transcriptional regulator — translated: MKADKQKKLEAAGWKVGSTAEFLELDTAEEMLVNMKLAMAAEVKSLRTQSGITQQDLAKRLRSSQSRVAKIESADRTVSFDLLIRTLAELGATRSQIGKIVGSRKGSPQKPVKRTRKPLSGQKQ
- a CDS encoding type II toxin-antitoxin system RelE/ParE family toxin, with translation MCEAEPQDKPLVWLQGEVKTPPFSLEARIEAGVLLRRLQHGESLGLPHSRPMPSIGHRCHELRIPDENQTWRIVYRIDPDAVIIGEVFAKKTQKTPKQVIETCQRRFRQYDEATQ
- a CDS encoding potassium channel family protein — encoded protein: MTEPESVFSTEGIQPPRHHHSGPFRKIITGISLFFAICLIAVIGYVAAGWKLEDSIYMVIITIFGVGYGEVQPVESSALRALTIMVIIAGYGAVIYTIGGFMQMLIDGEINRALGARKMAKEIERMQGHTIICGIGRMGSILAKSLFAAGKPFVVIDCDERRLKAAEEQGYWVINGDASEESTLEQAGISRASVLATVLSEDATNVFVTITAREMNAELIIIARGENPKTEKKLLGCGANRVVLPTAIGATKVAQLIMRPTAEGMLEELTNEGAIAEELGHFGLQFEELQVTPGSAFVNKTLEKIEVRSDRGYLVVAIRRANGDVEKHLTPDTQLLEGDAVIVLVHDTDVPRMTEKFASKGIKIRYRGATAEI
- a CDS encoding glutamine synthetase III family protein, translating into MNYKEEPTSQLFNANVFSKSTMKKRLPKEVYKKLVKTIEAGEKLDCSTADVVASAIKDWAIEKGATHYAHVFYPLTGSTAEKHDSFLSPDGDGGAIAEFSGSQLIQGEPDGSSFPTGGIRVTFEARGYTIWDVTSPAYILENTNGTTLCIPTAFVSWTGEALDKKTPVLRSMQALNTQAQRILKLFGHTDGSLVSSTAGPEQEYFLVDKNFYYARPDLLNAGRTLFGAKPPKGQEFDDHYFGAIPDRVLSFMFDAERELFKLGIPVKTRHNEVAPGQFEIAPLFESANIATDHQQLLMTTLRRTAEKYGLVCLTHEKPFAGVNGSGKHVNWSMGSASQGNLLDPGDTPHENAQFLLFCGAVIRAVHKFQGLLRSVVASASNDHRLGANEAPPAIISVFLGDQLTDVFEQIKAGGANSSIPKGTLTVGVDVLPPLPKDAGDRNRTSPFAFTGNRFEFRAVGSNQSIAGPLVAMNTIVAESLDYCATKLEEATGGDPAKLNAALQKLLTEIMNEHGAVIFNGDGYSDEWHAEAEKRGLLNLKTTVDALPILQTEEVKELFTKYSVLSERELESRLETYLEQYVMSIKVEYNLTLKMAKTMIFPAVIRYQGELVSNCASLKMLDYDFDTKTLDKVTALVKALQDSIGELETAGAENGSEDLLAEANYYCHTILPLMNKVREYADELEGIVADDLWPLPTYQEMLFIK